A DNA window from Camelina sativa cultivar DH55 chromosome 13, Cs, whole genome shotgun sequence contains the following coding sequences:
- the LOC104737681 gene encoding protein CURVATURE THYLAKOID 1A, chloroplastic, which translates to MAISVAAAASSSVAVIAPRVPAVSTRCSAVPYLPPPRSFGRSSFTVPLKLASGNGLHKVELMKTRASSDETSIDTNELITDLKEKWDGLENKSTVLVYGGGAIVAVWLSSIVVGAINSVPLLPKVMELVGLGYTGWFVYRYLLFKSSRKELAEDIDSLKKKIAGSE; encoded by the exons ATGGCGATATCAGTAGCAGCAGCAGCTTCGTCCTCTGTGGCAGTGATTGCTCCACGTGTCCCCGCCGTATCCACCCGATGCTCCGCCGTCCCTTACCTTCCTCCTCCTCGCTCCTTTGGCCGATCCTCTTTCACCGTTCCGTTGAAGCTTGCTTCAG GGAATGGTTTGCACAAGGTTGAATTGATGAAGACGAGAGCTTCTTCAGACGAGACCTCCATCGACACCAACGAACTCATCACAGATTTGAAGGAAAAG tgGGATGGTCTTGAGAACAAGTCGACTGTACTTGTTTATGGAGGAGGAGCCATTGTTGCTGTTTGGTTATCTTCCATTGTTGTTGGTGCCATCAACTCTGTTCCTCTG CTTCCAAAAGTTATGGAACTTGTCGGTCTCGGGTACACTGGATGGTTTGTCTACAGATACCTTCTCTTCAAG TCAAGCAGAAAGGAATTGGCTGAGGATATTGAttccttgaagaagaagatcgcaGGAAGCGAATag